One segment of Phragmites australis chromosome 13, lpPhrAust1.1, whole genome shotgun sequence DNA contains the following:
- the LOC133888366 gene encoding auxin-responsive protein IAA23-like has translation MEVPLSGYKLMKVAVDGALYLRKVDLSAHNWYVALLHALHGMFTSSLAIRSAGADGVNRLVNSATDAKYIPNYEDKDKDDDWMLVGDVPIPIKMFVDSCKRIRLMKSSEAVNLSPRTSSQCMNQFTKCAMEDDWLIS, from the exons ATGGAAGTGCCCCT TTCCGGGTACAAGCTCATGAAGGTTGCTGTGGATGGTGCGCTGTACCTACGGAAGGTGGACCTCTCCGCGCACAACTGGTACGTGGCCCTGCTCCATGCGCTCCATGGCATGTTCACCTCCAGTCTCGCCATCCGCAGCGCCGGTGCCGATGGGGTGAACAGGCTCGTGAACTCCGCCACCGACGCCAAGTACATCCCCAACTATGAGGACAAGGACAAGGATGACGACTGGATGCTTGTCGGAGACGTCCCCATCCCCATCAA GATGTTCGTGGACTCGTGCAAGCGGATCCGTCTCATGAAGAGCTCTGAGGCCGTCAACCTAT CTCCAAGGACGTCATCCCAATGTATGAATCAATTCACAAAGTGTGCAATGGAAGATGATTGGCTGATCAGTTAG